One Burkholderiales bacterium DNA window includes the following coding sequences:
- a CDS encoding DUF3096 domain-containing protein, whose translation MNITLSLAPLVSLLAGILILIVPRMLNYIVAAYLIVVGLLGLFGDIHLR comes from the coding sequence ATGAACATCACCTTGAGCCTTGCCCCACTGGTATCGCTACTCGCCGGCATTCTCATTCTCATCGTGCCCCGGATGCTGAACTACATCGTCGCGGCATATCTGATCGTCGTCGGATTGCTGGGACTGTTCGGCGACATACACCTGAGATAA